Proteins co-encoded in one Arachis hypogaea cultivar Tifrunner chromosome 11, arahy.Tifrunner.gnm2.J5K5, whole genome shotgun sequence genomic window:
- the LOC112720540 gene encoding AUGMIN subunit 4, whose protein sequence is MVKGLHGQNLPADVTQVVDQLERHCLAPDGSLISKPLYNDLQLAREEMCRERLRYLEAMAIYSEAIAMVEEYQQAISMSSLGGLRDTGGLYPQLGLRNSPQVYETLEHQLVVAEAAQRLRLPLISKDGEVHTEDIEKLSVMSRSSLDSTNTSTTNNSSTTSINYATPNSSVTGINSPLAAMDSGEAAVGGVPNRFLGITPAYLRQTQHQQTTLSVDMTEYHMSLSREIEAHLKLKCDKLSNAFVLDDNDSSSSGIQSSSSRLPERVKLLIEEIEREEAALRDDLYSADRKFAEYYNVLEQILGVLIKLVKDLKLDHQHKHDELQKTWLCKRCETMSAKLRVLEHILLLETYTKDSIPALHKIRKYLVEATEEASIAYNKAVTRLREYQGVDPHFDNIARQYHDIVKKLENMQWTIHQVEMDLKRLPDNTTS, encoded by the exons ATGGTGAAGGGGCTCCACGGCCAGAACCTCCCTGCTGATGTGACACAGGTCGTTGATCAGCTGGAGCGCCATTGCTTGGCTCCTGATGGATCTCTCATCTCCAAGCCTCTCTACAACGATCTCCAACTT GCCAGAGAGGAAATGTGTAGGGAAAGACTGCGTTACTTGGAAGCCATG GCAATATATTCTGAGGCCATTGCTATGGTGGAAGAGTATCAGCAAGCCATTTCAATGTCTAGCCTTGGTGGACTTCGAGATACTGGTGGTCTTTATCCTCAGCTTGGGTTAAGGAACTCCCCTCAG GTTTATGAGACTTTGGAGCATCAATTGGTTGTGGCTGAAGCAGCCCAAAGGTTGAGGCTACCTCTTATCTCCAAGGATGGAGAAGTCCATACTGAGGATATTGAAAAATTGAGTGTAATGTCTCGAAGCTCCCTTGACAGTACCAACACCAGCACCACGAACAACTCAAGCACAACTTCGATTAATTATGCTACTCCAAACAGTTCAGTTACTGGGATTAATTCTCCCCTTGCTGCTATGGATTCAGGGGAAGCTGCAGTTGGTGGTGTACCTAATCGTTTTCTTGGTATTACACCTGCTTATTTACGGCAAACTCAACATCAACAAACAACATTATCCGTG GATATGACAGAATATCACATGTCACTCTCACGTGAGATAGAGGCCCACTTGAAACTGAAATGTGATAAATTGTCCAATGCCTTTGTTTTGGATGACAATG ATTCTTCATCATCAGGAATTCAAAGTTCAAGTTCTCGGCTTCCAGAAAG GGTCAAGCTGTTGATTGAGGAGATTGAAAGAGAAGAAGCTGCACTGCGAGATGATCTATATTCTGCAGATAGGAAATTTGCTGAATATTATAAT GTCTTAGAGCAGATACTTGGAGTGCTTATCAAACTTGTTAAGGATTTGAAGTTGGATCATCAGCATAAACAT GATGAGCTGCAGAAGACGTGGCTCTGTAAAAGATGCGAGACCATGAGTGCAAAATTGAG GGTTCTGGAACATATTCTCCTGCTTGAAACTTATACAAAGGACTCTATACCTGCGCTTCATAAGATAAG GAAATATCTTGTTGAGGCAACTGAAGAAGCATCGATTGCGTATAATAAAGCA GTAACTCGCTTGCGTGAATACCAAGGTGTTGATCCTCACTTTGACAACATTGCAAGGCAGTATCATGACATTGTAAAG AAATTGGAGAATATGCAATGGACAATCCACCAAGTTGAAATGGATCTGAAACGTTTACCAGATAACACCACCAGTTAG